One part of the Osmerus mordax isolate fOsmMor3 chromosome 18, fOsmMor3.pri, whole genome shotgun sequence genome encodes these proteins:
- the prcc gene encoding proline-rich protein PRCC — MSLVAYGSSDDSDSEETSSSLTSGSKSAGLFALLPSPKKSISGPPNRDASTHYSAVRSTLSNDDAAENTPARSQTLKGGLLFDLTKPKKRTEPVKITIPQLNKDSDSDEDEPARKRVVPQGSGLSSLLPQPRNMTIKETGRSLVPHTLTKRPDPKASKHTKPSVTQGLSSSSASPSAIKAAAKSAALQLARQMAADDQESDEELSPENYFSLGDSSLPLPAVDPSLDPEPGAPSALLPNPVAVETGSFQSDAPLEFGLGGEEASGSVWVGQQHAPLHPQYLEPSVEPAPETVPQGYYNEAYYQNPDPSLAEADEPGSSGLFDDEAFRRLQGKRNRGKEEVKFLEIKGDDQLSGNQQWMAKSITEEKQERKSFSKKKGDQPTGQQRRKHQITYLIHQAKERELELKNNWAENKLTRRQTQAKYGF; from the exons atgtcTTTGGTAGCTTACGGGAGCAGTGATGACAGCGATTCAGAGGAAACGTCAAGCTCGCTCACGTCTGGGAGCAAGTCTGCAGGTCTTTTCGCCCTACTCCCCTCTCCCAAAAAGTCTATATCTGGACCACCAAACAGAGATGCATCAACACACTACTCTGCTGTAAGGAGCACTTTGTCCAACGACGATGCTGCTGAGAACACACCGGCCCGGTCTCAAACACTGAAAGGCGGGCTGCTTTTTGACTTAACGAAACCGAAGAAGCGAACAGAGCCTGTGAAAATCACCATACCACAACTTAATAAAGAT tCAGATTCAGATGAAGACGAACCAGCCAGGAAGAGAGTGGTGCCCCAG GGGTcaggcctctcctctctcttaccgCAACCTAGAAACATGACCATAAAGGAGACCGGCAGGTCCCTGGtgccacacaccctcaccaagCGCCCCGACCCTAAGGCCTCCAAGCACACCAAGCCCTCCGTCACCCAGGGCCTCTCCAGCTCCAGCGCCTCCCCTTCAGCCATCAAGGCCGCAGCCAAGTCTGCCGCCCTGCAGCTAGCCAGGCAGATGGCCGCGGATGACCAGGAAAGCGACGAGGAACTCTCCCCAGAGAACTACTTCTCCCTGGGGGACAGCTCACTGCCTCTCCCCGCCGTGGATCCCAGCCTGGACCCAGAACCCGGAGCCCCTTCCGCTCTGCTACCTAATCCGGTGGCGGTGGAGACCGGATCCTTCCAGTCCGACGCTCCTCTGGAGTTTGGGCTGGGCGGCGAGGAGGCGTCTGGGAGCGTGTGGGTGGGTCAGCAGCATGCGCCGCTACATCCTCAGTACCTGGAGCCCTCTGTGGAACCTGCGCCGGAGACCGTCCCACAG GGTTACTACAATGAGGCGTACTACCAGAACCCTGATCCCTCATTGGCTGAGGCAGACGAGCCTGGCTCTTCCGGCCTCTTCGATGATGAAGCG TTCCGGAGGCTGCAGGGGAAGAGGaacagggggaaggaggaggtgaagttCCTGGAGATCAAAGGAGACGACCAGCTGAGTGGCAACCAGCAGTGGATGGCGAAGAGCATCactgaggagaagcaggagcgcAAGTCTTTCAgcaag AAAAAAGGAGACCAGCCCACAGGACAGCAACGCCGCAAGCACCAGATCACATACCTGATCCATCAG GCTAAGGAACGGGAGCTGGAACTGAAGAACAACTGGGCAGAAAACAAGCTGACCCGTCGGCAAACACAGGCTAAATACGGCTTCTAA